Proteins encoded by one window of Kribbella flavida DSM 17836:
- the ngcE gene encoding N-acetylglucosamine/diacetylchitobiose ABC transporter substrate-binding protein, whose amino-acid sequence MTTPNNLSRRLFLQRAAVGTLMATGGSTLLAGCASGGSEDDAGSGGGGAEKTNDNPFGVKDSDPLDVVIFKGGYGDDYAKAHQALYKKKYGAAEIKHAGITDITPQLQPRFNGGNPPDVIDNSGASLLPMSTLASTGQLADLTELFDAPSIDDPNKKVRDTVEPITLEAAMLEGKPLVLDYVLTVYALWYNKKLFAEKGWQPAKTWTEFLALCEEIKKAGIAPLAHQGKHPYYIGQILLDMAVKHGGPEVIKAIDSLEPNAWKHPSIKLAAEALLELKGKGYIMQGTEGLDHIQSQTAWNQGKAAFIPSGSWLENEQKPVAPKDFETTAAYTPLLDGAKLPVDCTQISAGENFIVPAKAKNKAGGLEYLRIMLSKEAAGKFTELTGSPTVVKGAGEGLKLSPGAASSSALLASGGTNNWVTYFATWYSTMDKPIRSVYGELAAARITADEFCNRAQKIADDTAKDPKTKKQTRS is encoded by the coding sequence ATGACCACTCCCAACAACCTGTCGCGGCGGCTGTTCCTGCAGCGCGCGGCCGTCGGAACCCTGATGGCCACCGGGGGCAGCACGCTGCTCGCGGGCTGCGCCAGTGGGGGCAGCGAGGACGACGCCGGCAGCGGCGGCGGCGGCGCGGAGAAGACGAACGACAACCCGTTCGGCGTGAAGGACTCCGACCCGCTGGACGTCGTCATCTTCAAGGGCGGCTACGGCGACGACTACGCCAAGGCGCACCAGGCGCTGTACAAGAAGAAGTACGGCGCCGCGGAGATCAAGCACGCCGGCATCACCGACATCACGCCGCAGCTGCAGCCGCGTTTCAACGGCGGCAACCCGCCGGACGTGATCGACAACTCCGGCGCCTCGCTGCTGCCGATGTCGACGCTGGCCAGCACCGGTCAGCTGGCCGACCTGACCGAGCTGTTCGACGCGCCGTCGATCGACGACCCGAACAAGAAGGTCCGCGACACCGTCGAGCCGATCACGCTCGAGGCCGCGATGCTCGAGGGCAAGCCGCTGGTCCTGGACTACGTGCTGACCGTCTACGCGCTCTGGTACAACAAGAAGCTGTTCGCGGAGAAGGGCTGGCAGCCGGCCAAGACCTGGACCGAGTTCCTCGCGCTGTGCGAGGAGATCAAGAAGGCCGGCATCGCGCCGCTGGCCCACCAGGGCAAGCACCCGTACTACATCGGCCAGATCCTGCTCGACATGGCCGTCAAGCACGGTGGCCCGGAGGTCATCAAGGCGATCGACTCGCTCGAGCCGAACGCCTGGAAGCACCCGTCGATCAAGCTCGCCGCCGAGGCGCTGCTCGAGCTCAAGGGCAAGGGCTACATCATGCAGGGCACCGAGGGCCTGGACCACATCCAGTCCCAGACGGCCTGGAACCAGGGCAAGGCGGCGTTCATCCCCAGCGGTTCGTGGCTGGAGAACGAGCAGAAGCCGGTGGCGCCGAAGGACTTCGAGACCACCGCGGCCTACACCCCGCTGCTCGACGGCGCGAAGCTGCCGGTCGACTGCACCCAGATCAGCGCCGGTGAGAACTTCATCGTGCCGGCCAAGGCCAAGAACAAGGCCGGCGGCCTGGAGTACCTGCGGATCATGCTCTCGAAGGAGGCCGCGGGCAAGTTCACCGAGCTGACCGGGTCGCCGACCGTGGTCAAGGGCGCGGGCGAGGGCCTCAAGCTGAGCCCGGGCGCGGCGTCGTCCAGCGCACTGCTGGCCAGCGGCGGCACGAACAACTGGGTGACGTACTTCGCCACCTGGTACTCGACCATGGACAAGCCGATCCGTAGCGTCTACGGCGAGCTCGCCGCCGCGCGCATCACGGCCGACGAGTTCTGCAACCGGGCGCAGAAGATCGCCGACGACACGGCCAAGGACCCGAAGACCAAGAAGCAGACCCGCAGCTGA
- a CDS encoding D-alanyl-D-alanine carboxypeptidase family protein, protein MRVLLTAGAATVMLVAGPLTATAAGQGSRSPVGGAQLTTGSTVVAAGATPPAVHASAYVVADIGTGAVLAAKAPHAKLRPASTLKTLTALVLLPRLNKKDVVVGTNQDAGIVGSKVGVYPGLRYSVDLLFEGMFLASGNDAVNALVQHDEGGTAGTVQRMNKLAADLGALDTHVTDPTGLDADGQVSSAYDLALFARAGLARRDFAKYAATKYTNFPLAESGTYQVANQNKLLFNYDGALGVKTGYTTLARNTFIGAARRNGHTLVVTMLNSPHGVTGDATELLDWAFRNYSTLTPVGTLARPTAAEETSGRNTSKKGPVAPPLPNRSRTVLAPGQAVQAIVFRIPAWAYAAPAFLLLALVLRRPRALRAHSRRPKGRRH, encoded by the coding sequence ATGCGTGTCCTCCTGACGGCCGGCGCCGCCACCGTGATGCTGGTGGCCGGTCCGCTCACAGCGACCGCCGCCGGCCAGGGCTCGCGGAGTCCGGTGGGCGGCGCGCAGCTGACCACGGGGTCGACGGTCGTCGCCGCCGGAGCGACACCGCCGGCCGTGCACGCGTCGGCGTACGTCGTCGCGGACATCGGCACCGGCGCCGTGCTCGCGGCCAAGGCGCCGCACGCGAAACTGCGCCCCGCCAGCACGCTCAAGACGCTGACCGCGCTCGTCCTGCTGCCCCGGCTGAACAAGAAGGACGTCGTCGTCGGCACCAACCAGGACGCCGGCATCGTGGGCAGCAAGGTCGGCGTGTACCCGGGACTGCGGTACTCCGTCGACCTGCTGTTCGAGGGCATGTTCCTGGCCTCCGGCAACGACGCCGTGAACGCCCTGGTCCAGCACGACGAAGGCGGTACCGCGGGCACGGTCCAGCGGATGAACAAGCTGGCCGCCGACCTCGGCGCGCTCGACACCCACGTCACCGATCCGACCGGGCTGGACGCCGACGGGCAGGTCTCGAGTGCGTACGACCTGGCCCTGTTCGCCCGGGCGGGGCTGGCGCGGCGCGACTTCGCGAAGTACGCGGCGACGAAGTACACGAACTTCCCGCTCGCCGAGTCCGGCACCTACCAGGTCGCGAACCAGAACAAGCTGCTGTTCAACTACGACGGCGCGCTCGGGGTGAAGACCGGTTACACGACGCTGGCGCGCAACACCTTCATCGGGGCCGCCCGGCGCAACGGGCACACGCTGGTGGTGACGATGCTGAACTCGCCGCACGGCGTCACCGGGGACGCGACCGAGCTGCTCGACTGGGCCTTCCGCAACTACAGCACGCTCACCCCGGTCGGCACGCTGGCCCGGCCGACGGCGGCCGAGGAGACGAGCGGGCGGAACACGTCGAAGAAGGGCCCGGTCGCCCCACCACTGCCGAACCGCAGCCGGACGGTGCTGGCACCGGGTCAGGCCGTCCAGGCGATCGTGTTCCGGATCCCGGCCTGGGCGTACGCCGCGCCGGCGTTCCTGCTGCTCGCGCTGGTCCTGCGCCGGCCCCGGGCCCTCCGCGCCCACAGCCGCCGCCCCAAGGGCCGACGCCACTAG
- a CDS encoding carbohydrate ABC transporter permease, whose amino-acid sequence MRHGSYRFVASFLAIPLALYAIFVISPFAQAFYYSLTDWTGISPKFEFVGLENFKTLTRDAVFRTALGNNVVLLIGVPLITILLALTFAYLLNVGGRANSAGVQGVRGNGFYKLAFFFPQVLSVPVIAVIWSVVMNSTDNGLANSVTRRLGLGSSEYLASPDLALYCVMWVMIWGSVGFYLVLFNAAMSGIPKDIFEAAIIDGAGRAATFFRITLPLLWDTIQTAWVYLAILALDAYALVAVMTAGPGGPDNSTQVMGLQIADNGFQYGRAGYASAMGVVLFFLTLIIAAIMLRATRRDRIEY is encoded by the coding sequence ATGCGGCACGGCAGTTACCGGTTTGTCGCGAGCTTCCTCGCGATCCCACTGGCGTTGTATGCGATCTTCGTGATCTCACCGTTCGCCCAGGCGTTCTACTACTCGTTGACGGACTGGACGGGAATCTCACCGAAGTTCGAGTTCGTGGGTCTGGAGAACTTCAAGACCCTGACCCGCGACGCCGTCTTCCGGACGGCGCTCGGGAACAACGTGGTGCTGCTGATCGGCGTGCCGCTGATCACGATCCTGCTCGCGCTGACGTTCGCCTACCTGCTCAACGTAGGTGGGCGGGCGAACAGCGCGGGCGTGCAGGGGGTGCGGGGGAACGGCTTCTACAAGCTCGCGTTCTTCTTCCCGCAGGTCCTGTCCGTCCCGGTCATCGCGGTGATCTGGTCGGTGGTGATGAACTCCACCGACAACGGGCTGGCCAACTCGGTCACCCGCCGGCTGGGGCTCGGCTCGTCGGAGTACCTGGCCAGTCCCGACCTCGCGCTGTACTGCGTGATGTGGGTGATGATCTGGGGCAGTGTCGGGTTCTACCTGGTGCTGTTCAACGCCGCGATGTCCGGCATCCCGAAGGACATCTTCGAGGCTGCCATCATCGACGGCGCCGGCCGGGCGGCGACGTTCTTCCGGATCACCCTGCCGCTGCTGTGGGACACCATCCAGACGGCCTGGGTCTACCTGGCCATCCTGGCGCTGGACGCCTACGCCCTGGTCGCGGTGATGACGGCCGGGCCCGGTGGTCCGGATAACTCGACCCAGGTGATGGGGCTGCAGATCGCGGACAACGGGTTCCAGTACGGCCGGGCCGGCTACGCGTCGGCGATGGGTGTGGTGCTGTTCTTCCTGACGCTGATCATCGCGGCCATCATGCTTCGGGCCACCCGGCGCGACCGGATCGAATACTGA
- a CDS encoding YihY/virulence factor BrkB family protein, translated as MGVKERGQAVWARFSRTQLWRAWKRYGDRRGNRLAGATSFFGFLSMFPLIVLTAAVTGKLLDPSAVDRLKKAIATNLPGIGEQIDLDTLISNAGAIGLVSGVSLLLTGLGWIDSLRASIRSMHELDDQPGNVVKLKVFDLGALIGLGLIGLIATGASSVLVGLSDKIVEWVGLDGTWLARWGIGLISILVGVAAGALLFLYLQTAMPRILLPRKVAMIAALVGGVLFYLAQRLGNSYVKNVIGNNAAYGTLALPLALLVWIYLMTRAIMLIAAWTKEATLDHRWHTGEAEEAARAAMPFETDEYAVSPPRRRSNGSTDPAPDENGLLPGPPGKKFKVVPIPARKADTVAVAAGALLGATATAITVQLSRAARSLRR; from the coding sequence ATGGGCGTCAAAGAACGGGGTCAGGCGGTCTGGGCACGGTTCAGCCGCACGCAGTTGTGGCGGGCCTGGAAGCGGTACGGCGACCGGCGCGGCAACCGGCTCGCCGGGGCCACCAGCTTCTTCGGCTTTCTCTCGATGTTCCCGCTGATCGTGCTGACGGCGGCGGTCACCGGCAAGCTGCTGGACCCGTCGGCGGTCGACCGGCTGAAGAAGGCGATCGCGACCAACCTGCCCGGCATCGGCGAACAGATCGACCTGGACACGCTGATCAGCAACGCCGGCGCCATCGGGCTGGTCTCCGGGGTCTCGCTGCTGCTCACCGGTCTGGGCTGGATCGACTCGTTGCGCGCCTCGATCCGGTCGATGCACGAGCTGGACGACCAGCCCGGCAACGTGGTCAAGCTCAAGGTGTTCGATCTCGGCGCGCTGATCGGCCTCGGCCTGATCGGGTTGATCGCGACGGGTGCGTCGTCGGTGCTGGTCGGGCTGTCCGACAAGATCGTCGAGTGGGTCGGCCTGGACGGGACCTGGCTGGCCCGGTGGGGCATCGGCCTGATCAGCATCCTGGTCGGCGTCGCGGCCGGGGCACTGCTGTTCCTTTACCTGCAGACCGCGATGCCGCGGATCCTGCTGCCGCGCAAGGTGGCGATGATCGCCGCGCTGGTCGGTGGGGTGCTGTTCTACCTGGCCCAGCGACTCGGCAACAGCTACGTGAAGAACGTGATCGGCAACAACGCGGCGTACGGGACGCTGGCGTTGCCGCTGGCCCTGCTGGTGTGGATCTACCTGATGACCCGGGCGATCATGCTGATCGCCGCCTGGACGAAGGAAGCGACGCTGGACCACCGCTGGCACACCGGCGAGGCCGAGGAGGCGGCCCGGGCGGCGATGCCGTTCGAGACCGACGAGTACGCCGTCAGCCCGCCGCGCCGGCGCTCGAACGGTTCCACCGACCCGGCGCCGGACGAGAACGGGCTGCTGCCGGGGCCGCCGGGCAAGAAGTTCAAGGTGGTCCCGATCCCGGCCCGCAAGGCCGACACCGTGGCCGTCGCCGCCGGCGCGCTGCTGGGCGCGACCGCCACCGCCATCACCGTCCAGCTCTCCCGCGCCGCCCGCTCCCTGCGCCGCTGA
- a CDS encoding zinc metalloprotease, which translates to MRSFVPRPLAVLLAGTALAFSPLGGQATAKLPAEGLSNPCFTPADPTSARGGQEADHRELSVAEQKAIEARTAELVAAKRARGLAPAAGRLAAANVPVYIHVMRSSSGAGDVTSTQISQQIAELNQNFAGGESSQAANTGFTFTLAGTYRYNNDQWHRDQQSTTYRSQTRKGGKNALNIWLVNFSYLGIATFPWDYARNPSIDGVRVQYSSLPGGSSANFNLGKTATHEAGHWFGLYHTFQGGCTSTNDSVADTPAQSSATSGCPTGRDSCSLPGLDPIRNYMDYSYDSCYNQFTPGQSTRISNMWTAYRA; encoded by the coding sequence ATGCGATCTTTCGTTCCCCGTCCCCTGGCCGTGCTGCTGGCCGGTACGGCGCTCGCGTTCAGCCCGCTCGGTGGTCAGGCGACCGCGAAGTTGCCCGCCGAAGGGCTGTCCAACCCGTGCTTCACCCCGGCCGACCCGACGTCGGCGCGCGGTGGCCAAGAAGCCGACCACCGCGAGCTGAGCGTCGCCGAGCAGAAGGCGATCGAGGCGCGCACCGCCGAACTGGTCGCCGCCAAGCGGGCCCGCGGGCTCGCCCCCGCGGCCGGCAGACTGGCGGCCGCGAACGTGCCGGTCTACATCCACGTGATGCGCAGCAGTTCCGGCGCCGGCGACGTGACCAGCACCCAGATCTCCCAGCAGATCGCCGAGCTGAACCAGAACTTCGCCGGTGGCGAGTCCTCCCAGGCCGCGAACACCGGCTTCACCTTCACGCTGGCCGGGACCTACCGGTACAACAACGACCAGTGGCACCGCGACCAGCAAAGTACGACGTACCGGTCGCAGACCCGCAAGGGCGGCAAGAACGCGCTGAACATCTGGCTGGTCAACTTCAGCTACCTCGGCATCGCCACCTTCCCGTGGGACTACGCGCGCAACCCGAGCATCGACGGCGTCCGGGTGCAGTACAGCTCGCTGCCGGGCGGCTCGTCGGCGAACTTCAACCTCGGCAAGACCGCGACCCACGAGGCCGGGCACTGGTTCGGGCTCTACCACACGTTCCAGGGCGGCTGTACGTCGACGAACGACTCCGTCGCCGACACCCCGGCGCAGAGCAGCGCGACCAGCGGCTGCCCGACCGGCCGGGACTCGTGCTCGCTGCCGGGCCTGGACCCCATCCGCAACTACATGGACTACTCCTACGACTCCTGCTACAACCAGTTCACCCCGGGCCAGAGCACCCGAATCAGCAACATGTGGACGGCGTACCGCGCCTGA
- a CDS encoding iron-siderophore ABC transporter substrate-binding protein, which translates to MRSLLRPLALLVVPLLALTACGSGDEPDSAAQPGAASSAESGAFPVSIKNKYGTAELKAEPKRVVTVGLVEQDALLALGVVPVGTTEWFGEKPGALFPWAKEKLGDAQVPTVLRDKDGIQFEKIAALAPDLIVGMYSGISADDYQKLTAIAPTVAQPAGVPDYGVAWQDVARTVGQAVGKPRQADELVQGIEQRFATVRAEHPEFKDKPALMATPYEGYFVYGSQDPRSRLLTDLGFRLPSGLDQLLGGKFGGNLSAERITLLDQQALVWFPTKGGTAKLQNDPLYKNLAVRKQGRDVFVEENHDDALYGATSFVSVLSLPIVLDQLVPKLAAAVDGDPATTA; encoded by the coding sequence ATGCGTTCTCTGCTGCGGCCGCTCGCGCTGCTCGTCGTTCCCCTGCTCGCGCTCACCGCCTGCGGGTCCGGTGACGAGCCGGACTCCGCGGCCCAGCCCGGGGCGGCGTCCTCGGCGGAGTCCGGCGCGTTCCCGGTGTCGATCAAGAACAAGTACGGCACCGCGGAGCTCAAGGCGGAGCCGAAGCGGGTGGTGACGGTCGGACTGGTCGAGCAGGACGCGCTGCTCGCGCTGGGGGTGGTTCCGGTCGGCACCACCGAGTGGTTCGGGGAGAAGCCCGGCGCGCTGTTCCCGTGGGCGAAGGAGAAGCTCGGCGACGCGCAAGTGCCGACCGTGCTGCGCGACAAGGACGGCATCCAGTTCGAGAAGATCGCCGCGCTGGCGCCGGACCTGATCGTCGGGATGTACTCGGGGATCTCGGCCGACGACTACCAGAAGCTCACGGCGATCGCGCCGACGGTGGCGCAGCCGGCCGGCGTACCGGACTACGGGGTGGCCTGGCAGGACGTCGCGCGGACCGTCGGCCAGGCGGTCGGCAAGCCGCGGCAGGCCGACGAGTTGGTGCAGGGGATCGAGCAGCGGTTCGCCACCGTGCGGGCCGAGCACCCGGAGTTCAAGGACAAGCCGGCGTTGATGGCGACGCCGTACGAGGGCTACTTCGTCTACGGCAGCCAGGACCCGCGCTCGCGGCTGCTGACCGACCTCGGCTTCCGCCTGCCGAGCGGGCTCGACCAGTTGCTCGGCGGCAAGTTCGGCGGCAACCTCAGCGCCGAGCGGATCACGCTGCTCGACCAGCAGGCGCTGGTCTGGTTCCCGACCAAGGGCGGCACGGCGAAGTTGCAGAACGACCCGCTCTACAAGAACCTTGCCGTCCGCAAGCAGGGCCGTGACGTCTTCGTCGAGGAGAACCACGACGACGCGCTGTACGGCGCGACCAGTTTCGTCTCCGTCCTCAGCCTGCCCATCGTGCTCGACCAGCTCGTCCCGAAGCTCGCCGCCGCCGTCGACGGCGATCCCGCCACCACCGCCTGA
- a CDS encoding carbohydrate ABC transporter permease, producing MTVQIDVKGPAEQADQGGGKGSGKPPRIQPAGGKDRVFSPVNVFSHTVLIAWSILVVVPFLWALIASVKSTGEIFGDNPWALPKELLWSNFSKAWDKGVGDYLFNSVVVVTGGVFGTMLFGSMVAYVLARYEFPGNRFIYYLFAAGMMFPTFLAIVPLFFVVKGFDMVSTYQGLILVYIAYSLPFTVFFMHAFFRTLPTSIAEAALVDGASHATTFFRVMLPMAKPGLISVGIFNVLGQFNQFVLPSFLSPEKPVLSQGIATLLGSQRYENDWGTLFAALTIAMVPVIVVYLIFYRQVQAGLTGATLK from the coding sequence ATGACTGTGCAGATCGACGTCAAGGGCCCGGCCGAGCAGGCGGACCAGGGCGGCGGAAAGGGCAGCGGCAAGCCGCCGCGGATCCAGCCCGCCGGCGGCAAGGACCGGGTGTTCAGCCCGGTCAACGTCTTCTCCCACACGGTGCTGATCGCCTGGAGCATCCTGGTCGTGGTGCCCTTCCTCTGGGCGCTGATCGCGTCGGTGAAGAGCACCGGCGAGATCTTCGGCGACAACCCCTGGGCGCTGCCCAAGGAGTTGCTCTGGAGCAACTTCTCCAAGGCCTGGGACAAGGGCGTCGGCGACTACCTGTTCAACAGCGTCGTGGTGGTCACGGGCGGTGTCTTCGGCACCATGCTGTTCGGCTCGATGGTGGCCTACGTGCTGGCCCGCTACGAGTTCCCCGGCAACCGCTTCATCTACTACCTGTTCGCGGCCGGGATGATGTTCCCGACCTTCCTGGCGATCGTGCCGCTGTTCTTCGTCGTCAAGGGCTTCGACATGGTGTCGACGTACCAGGGCCTGATCCTGGTCTACATCGCCTACTCGCTGCCGTTCACGGTGTTCTTCATGCACGCGTTCTTCCGGACCTTGCCGACCTCGATCGCCGAGGCCGCGCTGGTCGACGGCGCGTCGCACGCCACCACGTTCTTCCGGGTGATGCTGCCGATGGCCAAGCCCGGCCTGATCAGCGTCGGCATCTTCAACGTGCTCGGCCAGTTCAACCAGTTCGTGCTGCCGTCGTTCCTGTCGCCGGAGAAGCCGGTGCTGTCGCAGGGCATCGCGACCCTGCTCGGCAGCCAGCGGTACGAGAACGACTGGGGCACGCTGTTCGCCGCGCTCACCATCGCGATGGTCCCGGTGATCGTCGTCTACCTGATCTTCTACCGCCAGGTGCAGGCCGGTCTCACCGGCGCGACGCTCAAGTAA
- the ngcE gene encoding N-acetylglucosamine/diacetylchitobiose ABC transporter substrate-binding protein has translation MLKRRTVLQGALAGALLSGCSSNEPSGGPARTADNPFAVSGDLPLEVMVSEEYGGFAAPQYRRKFAQATVSVTPTKQLRDLLQSRFAAGSPPDVVLSTGEKALSVSRLVADGHLTDLGPLLSAPSWDNPGVAVEDAMLPGLLDSGRYDGTLRALNYLVDVYGLWYSARLFQQHGWDVPRTWPELLALGAEMKAVGVGPFTYAGMHPYYVLEAVLTLAAKTGGHDVVKRIDNLEDGAWKDQSVTRAITAFGELTRRGLIATGSTNLDHTGSQTLLMRSKAGLLPCGNWLENEMKSVIPPNFGLTMFGLPPLDGSPALPRGVHVAPTAPLVVAAKGKNGSGGVEYLRAMLSKEVAAQVTAETNRLTVVRGGADGQEIGTALRSARDLLSAAGDQAITWYFADWYPAFGKTAGELTGQFLAGAFRVDEWAARVQAAADRIKQDRNITKYHRD, from the coding sequence GTGCTGAAGCGGCGGACGGTGTTGCAGGGGGCGCTGGCGGGCGCCCTGCTGAGCGGTTGCTCCTCGAACGAGCCATCCGGTGGCCCGGCCCGTACGGCGGACAACCCGTTCGCCGTGTCCGGAGACCTGCCGCTGGAGGTGATGGTCTCCGAGGAGTACGGCGGGTTCGCGGCGCCGCAGTACCGGAGGAAGTTCGCGCAGGCGACGGTGTCGGTGACGCCGACCAAGCAGCTGCGGGACCTGCTGCAGTCGCGGTTCGCCGCGGGCAGCCCGCCGGACGTCGTGCTGAGTACCGGGGAGAAGGCGCTCAGCGTCAGCCGGCTGGTCGCGGACGGGCACCTGACCGACCTCGGGCCGTTGCTGAGCGCACCGTCCTGGGACAACCCCGGCGTGGCCGTCGAGGACGCGATGCTGCCGGGCCTGCTCGACTCCGGCCGGTACGACGGGACGCTGCGTGCCCTCAACTATCTCGTCGACGTCTACGGCCTCTGGTACTCCGCCCGCCTGTTCCAGCAGCACGGCTGGGACGTGCCGCGCACCTGGCCGGAACTGCTGGCGCTCGGCGCGGAGATGAAGGCGGTCGGCGTCGGCCCGTTCACCTACGCCGGCATGCACCCGTACTACGTGCTGGAGGCCGTGCTCACGCTCGCGGCCAAGACCGGCGGGCACGACGTGGTCAAGCGGATCGACAACCTCGAGGACGGCGCCTGGAAGGACCAGAGCGTCACCCGAGCGATCACCGCGTTCGGCGAGCTGACCCGGCGCGGGCTGATCGCCACCGGCAGCACGAACCTGGACCACACCGGCTCGCAGACGCTGCTGATGCGCTCGAAGGCCGGCCTGCTGCCGTGCGGCAACTGGCTGGAGAACGAGATGAAGTCGGTGATCCCGCCGAACTTCGGCCTGACCATGTTCGGCCTGCCGCCGCTGGACGGGTCCCCGGCGCTGCCCCGCGGGGTGCACGTCGCGCCGACCGCGCCGCTGGTGGTCGCAGCCAAGGGCAAGAACGGGTCCGGCGGCGTGGAGTACCTGCGGGCGATGCTGTCCAAGGAGGTCGCCGCGCAGGTCACCGCCGAGACCAACCGGCTGACGGTCGTCCGCGGCGGCGCCGACGGCCAGGAGATCGGTACGGCGCTCCGGTCGGCCCGGGACCTGCTCAGCGCGGCCGGGGACCAGGCGATCACCTGGTACTTCGCCGACTGGTACCCGGCGTTCGGCAAGACCGCCGGCGAGCTGACCGGGCAGTTCCTCGCCGGGGCGTTCCGGGTCGACGAGTGGGCGGCCCGGGTCCAGGCGGCCGCGGACCGGATCAAGCAGGACCGGAACATCACGAAGTACCACCGCGACTGA
- a CDS encoding 2'-5' RNA ligase family protein: protein MATIGVAIPIAEPYGSELQKYRADFGDPMASSIPTHVTLLPPTEVADEDLPAIDEHLLQLAARFPSFRIRLRGTATFRPISPVVFVTLAEGISSCEVLQSQVRSGPLQVELRFPYHPHVTVAHDLDKESLDRAYDTLADYDCAFDVDAFSRYEHGADGVWRPQRDFPLAG from the coding sequence ATGGCGACGATCGGTGTCGCGATCCCGATCGCGGAACCCTACGGCTCCGAGCTGCAGAAGTACCGGGCGGACTTCGGCGACCCGATGGCGTCGTCGATCCCGACCCACGTGACGCTGCTGCCGCCGACCGAGGTGGCCGACGAGGACCTGCCGGCGATCGACGAGCACCTGCTGCAGCTGGCCGCCCGGTTCCCGAGCTTCCGGATCCGGCTGCGCGGTACGGCGACCTTCCGGCCGATCTCGCCGGTGGTGTTCGTGACGCTGGCCGAGGGCATCTCGTCCTGCGAGGTGCTGCAGTCCCAGGTCCGGTCCGGCCCGCTGCAGGTCGAGCTGCGCTTCCCGTACCACCCGCACGTGACGGTCGCGCACGACTTGGACAAGGAGTCCCTGGACCGGGCGTACGACACGCTCGCGGACTACGACTGCGCCTTCGACGTCGACGCGTTCAGCCGCTACGAGCACGGCGCCGACGGCGTGTGGCGCCCGCAACGCGACTTCCCGCTGGCAGGCTAG